Proteins found in one Limnohabitans sp. TEGF004 genomic segment:
- a CDS encoding SIS domain-containing protein, with product MLERIKSTLSSLAPAEQRVGKLLLSDPRTFSTLPVTELAERAGVSKPTVVRFCRSMGYEGLSDFKLKLAGSLSEGVPFIHRNVGAQDNSNDVLVKVIDNTVTAFLKYRNDASSAAIDKAAEAIALTHKKGKRLEFFGVGNSGIVAQDAQHKFFRLGFHTISHSDGHMQIMSASLLGPGDCLVVFSNSGRTRDLLDSCEIAKKNGATTVVVTASGSPLANAGKIHLAADHPESYEKFSPMVSRLLHLMIVDVLATTVALRIGSTQLQPLLRNMKQNLLNKRYS from the coding sequence ATGTTGGAACGCATCAAATCGACCCTATCGTCCTTAGCCCCCGCCGAACAGCGCGTGGGCAAGCTTCTTCTCTCTGACCCACGCACGTTCTCGACGCTACCCGTCACCGAACTGGCCGAACGTGCAGGCGTGAGCAAACCGACCGTGGTGCGCTTTTGCCGCAGCATGGGCTACGAAGGTTTGAGTGATTTCAAACTCAAGCTCGCGGGCAGTTTGAGCGAAGGCGTGCCCTTCATCCATCGCAACGTGGGCGCACAAGACAACAGCAACGATGTGTTGGTCAAAGTCATTGACAACACCGTCACTGCGTTTTTGAAATACCGCAACGATGCCTCTTCAGCCGCCATCGACAAAGCGGCCGAAGCCATCGCCCTCACCCACAAAAAAGGCAAGCGCCTTGAGTTTTTTGGTGTGGGCAATTCAGGCATCGTGGCGCAAGACGCACAACACAAATTTTTTCGTCTGGGTTTTCACACCATCTCGCACAGCGACGGCCACATGCAAATCATGAGTGCCTCTTTGCTCGGCCCTGGCGACTGTTTGGTGGTGTTCTCTAACTCTGGCCGCACGCGTGATTTGCTCGACTCATGCGAGATTGCCAAAAAGAACGGTGCCACCACCGTGGTGGTCACCGCCTCTGGCTCACCTCTGGCCAATGCCGGAAAAATTCACCTCGCAGCGGACCATCCCGAAAGCTACGAAAAATTCAGCCCCATGGTGTCGCGCTTGCTGCACCTGATGATCGTCGACGTGTTGGCCACCACTGTGGCACTGCGCATTGGCAGCACTCAGCTGCAACCTTTGCTGCGCAACATGAAACAAAACCTTCTTAACAAACGTTACTCATGA